The sequence below is a genomic window from Oceanispirochaeta sp..
TTTTAATCCGAATGAAGAAATCAGAAATCCGCCGGACAGTGCCCCGATGACCCTGCCAACAGCACTGGCTAGAGCCAGGACGGATTGTCCTGTCGTTTTCAATTCCTTTCGTACAGAACTGTTCATGTAAACTGCCAGACCGAAACCAAAAATGATATAAGTAAATCCATTCATGAGAGAAACCGGAATCATCCAGATGGGTGCATCAATAACAAGGAGAGCCAGGAAGCGCAGACCCATCATGGATATGGACAGCCCCAAAGCATTCTGGATACCCAGACGTTCAATGATTTTATCGGCAAACATGAGAACCAGTACTTCTCCCGATCCCATAATAAAATAAATCCACCCCAGATAGGCACGCAACCCTCCAATAGAAAGGTAGTACATGGGTAGATATGTCATGTATAAACTGAGAGAAAGCTGGGCTATCACCAAAAGGAGCACAAAAAGTGAGAGCTTTTTATTGCGAAGAATCTCCCGATAGGGAGCCTTTTCCTTCCCGCCCTGATGCCCTTTTACAGTGGGCAGCAGTCCAGTGATAAGTATATTACCTACCCCGATAAGAGCGATGAGATAAAAGTAGCTTTCAATCTTCCAGGACAAAAGATAGCCGACAAGTACGGATGTCATGGCAAAACCAACAGTACCCATCATACGCACCGGAGCGTAAGAGCTCTTCATCTCTTCCAGGGATTCAAGTGTGATACTCTCTGAAATGGGAATCATAGGAGTCTGAACTATCGAGAAAAGAGCTATTGCAATAATAAAATAATGGAAGCTTACCCCAAAAGGAAAGAACAAAATGAAAACAATAGCTGCCGCGGTAAAAAGATTAAACAGGCGATTTTTTGATCTGGTC
It includes:
- a CDS encoding MFS transporter, with translation MKRWNRLKQSSPYALQSMLLWSFAPIFLSFLPVYLQQNQLNASQIGIVMAINPLIAVFLQSLFGPLADRTRSKNRLFNLFTAAAIVFILFFPFGVSFHYFIIAIALFSIVQTPMIPISESITLESLEEMKSSYAPVRMMGTVGFAMTSVLVGYLLSWKIESYFYLIALIGVGNILITGLLPTVKGHQGGKEKAPYREILRNKKLSLFVLLLVIAQLSLSLYMTYLPMYYLSIGGLRAYLGWIYFIMGSGEVLVLMFADKIIERLGIQNALGLSISMMGLRFLALLVIDAPIWMIPVSLMNGFTYIIFGFGLAVYMNSSVRKELKTTGQSVLALASAVGRVIGALSGGFLISSFGLKNTMAISAALCFLTLGLYYFILRRISVPKEEGSLIHAHQVYDDSIASIDAITGRD